The Falco cherrug isolate bFalChe1 chromosome 21 unlocalized genomic scaffold, bFalChe1.pri SUPER_21_unloc_1, whole genome shotgun sequence genome includes a window with the following:
- the CCHCR1 gene encoding coiled-coil alpha-helical rod protein 1 isoform X6, with the protein MGSHWQQDAGSHWEYEGKVPPMAESHREPPGTGLWGLVPPSHFVLRPPSPSIRSLEVELAAERGRGQALEAELEAERRRSQTLEAELEAERRRSQTLEVELEAERRRSQTLEAELEADRGRGQTLEAELEVERGRGQALEAELEVERRHGHDLEAELDAERGHGQTLEVELEAERRRVQALEAELAAERGRGQPRGAEPDGQSLEEAQVLLQARLSALGHILTLQEHELGRELPPAGVPLAVAPSRLQGLLGRWREKVFSLLVQLRVQEEVQRVLRAQVGTLGTAVAAGTRRVTRLELSLRERAATAELQRRDVERLAQEVVQQRGRAEAAEEALRGLAQAAARLARVVTAREAEVTAATGTMVTLSARLRRVGQRLRVLQGLMSPAVALDQARWRQDPAGDCLVAKVTGSTHLLAGTVARVRRSGERGHAGDTLGTPLVGRTSLVGHKGTPGHPLQGQDGAPPWQSVPPCLPSGTGLPGDAAAGPGRRHPRGRWGQR; encoded by the exons atggGGAGCCACTGGCAGCAGGACGCTGGGAGTCACTGGGAATATGAGGGAAAG GTGCCACCAATGGCCGAGAGTCACCGGGAGCCGCCGGGCACTG gTCTGTGGGGCCTCGTCCCCCCGTCGCACTTCGTGCTTcgtccccccagccccagcatcaG GTCCCTGGAGGTGGAGCTTGCGGCCGAGAGGGGGCGTGGCCAAGCCCTGGAGGCAGAGCTTGAGGCTGAAAGGAGGCGGAGCCAAACCCTGGAGGCGGAGCTTGAGGCTGAAAGGAGGCGGAGCCAAACCCTGGAGGTGGAGCTTGAGGCTGAAAGGAGGCGGAGCCAAACCCTGGAGGCGGAGCTTGAGGCTGATAGAGGGCGTGGCCAAACCCTGGAGGCAGAGCTTGAGGTTGAGCGGGGGCGTGGCCAAGCCCTAGAGGCGGAGCTTGAGGTTGAGAGGAGGCATGGTCATGACCTGGAGGCGGAGCTTGATGCTGAAAGAGGGCATGGCCAAACCCTGGAGGTGGAGCTTGAGGCTGAAAGGAGGCGTGTCCAGGCTCTGGAGGCAGAGCTTGCTGCTGAGAGGGGGCGTGGCCAGCCCCGGGGGGCGGAGCCTGATGGGCAGTCCCTGGAGGAG GCCCAGGTGCTGCTCCAGGCCCGGCTCAGCGCCCTTGGCCACATCCTGACCCTGCAGGAGCATGAGCTGGGCCGCGAG ctgccccccGCCGGGGTGCCCCTGGCAGTGGCCCCCTCTCGGCTGCAGGGACTTCTGGGGCGCTGGCGGGAGAAAGTCTTCAGCCTCCTGGTGCAGCTGCGGGTGCAGGAAGAGGTGCAGAGGGTGCTGAGGGCGCAG gtggggacactggggacagcGGTGGCAGCGGGGACGCGGCGGGTGACACGGCTGGAGCTGAGCTTACGTGAGAGGGCGGCCACCGCCGAGCTGCAGCGTCGGGACGTCGAG CGCCTGGCACAGGAGGTGGTGCAACAGCGGGGACGGGCAGAGGCGGCTGAGGAGGCACTGAGGGGactggcccaggcagctgccag GCTGGCCAGAGTGGTGACAGCACGTGAGGCTGAGGTGACAGCTGCCACCGGGACCATGGTCACCCTCAGCGCCCGCCTGCGCCGGGTGGGACAGCGGCTCCGCGTCCTCCAGG gacTGATGTCCCCAGCGGTGGCCTTGGACCAGGCACGGTGGCGGCAGGACCCAGCTGGGGACTG cctggtggCCAAGGTGACAGGCAGCACCCATCTTCTTGCGGGGACGGTGGCCAGGGTCCGGCGCAGTGGCGAGCGGGGACACGCTGGGGACACGCTGGGGACACCTTTGGTAGGGAGGACGTCGCTGGTGGGACACAAGGGGACACCAG GCCACCCCCTGCAAGGACAGGATGGGGCACCCCCCTGGCAGAG tgtccccc
- the CCHCR1 gene encoding coiled-coil alpha-helical rod protein 1 isoform X5, with protein sequence MGSHWQQDAGSHWEYEGKVPPMAESHREPPGTGLWGLVPPSHFVLRPPSPSIRSLEVELAAERGRGQALEAELEAERRRSQTLEAELEAERRRSQTLEVELEAERRRSQTLEAELEADRGRGQTLEAELEVERGRGQALEAELEVERRHGHDLEAELDAERGHGQTLEVELEAERRRVQALEAELAAERGRGQPRGAEPDGQSLEEAQVLLQARLSALGHILTLQEHELGRELPPAGVPLAVAPSRLQGLLGRWREKVFSLLVQLRVQEEVQRVLRAQVGTLGTAVAAGTRRVTRLELSLRERAATAELQRRDVERLAQEVVQQRGRAEAAEEALRGLAQAAARLARVVTAREAEVTAATGTMVTLSARLRRVGQRLRVLQGLMSPAVALDQARWRQDPAGDCLVAKVTGSTHLLAGTVARVRRSGERGHAGDTLGTPLVGRTSLVGHKGTPAVALGVAEKVTHSGVTKDKVRPPPARTGWGTPLAECPPMSPQRHWAPW encoded by the exons atggGGAGCCACTGGCAGCAGGACGCTGGGAGTCACTGGGAATATGAGGGAAAG GTGCCACCAATGGCCGAGAGTCACCGGGAGCCGCCGGGCACTG gTCTGTGGGGCCTCGTCCCCCCGTCGCACTTCGTGCTTcgtccccccagccccagcatcaG GTCCCTGGAGGTGGAGCTTGCGGCCGAGAGGGGGCGTGGCCAAGCCCTGGAGGCAGAGCTTGAGGCTGAAAGGAGGCGGAGCCAAACCCTGGAGGCGGAGCTTGAGGCTGAAAGGAGGCGGAGCCAAACCCTGGAGGTGGAGCTTGAGGCTGAAAGGAGGCGGAGCCAAACCCTGGAGGCGGAGCTTGAGGCTGATAGAGGGCGTGGCCAAACCCTGGAGGCAGAGCTTGAGGTTGAGCGGGGGCGTGGCCAAGCCCTAGAGGCGGAGCTTGAGGTTGAGAGGAGGCATGGTCATGACCTGGAGGCGGAGCTTGATGCTGAAAGAGGGCATGGCCAAACCCTGGAGGTGGAGCTTGAGGCTGAAAGGAGGCGTGTCCAGGCTCTGGAGGCAGAGCTTGCTGCTGAGAGGGGGCGTGGCCAGCCCCGGGGGGCGGAGCCTGATGGGCAGTCCCTGGAGGAG GCCCAGGTGCTGCTCCAGGCCCGGCTCAGCGCCCTTGGCCACATCCTGACCCTGCAGGAGCATGAGCTGGGCCGCGAG ctgccccccGCCGGGGTGCCCCTGGCAGTGGCCCCCTCTCGGCTGCAGGGACTTCTGGGGCGCTGGCGGGAGAAAGTCTTCAGCCTCCTGGTGCAGCTGCGGGTGCAGGAAGAGGTGCAGAGGGTGCTGAGGGCGCAG gtggggacactggggacagcGGTGGCAGCGGGGACGCGGCGGGTGACACGGCTGGAGCTGAGCTTACGTGAGAGGGCGGCCACCGCCGAGCTGCAGCGTCGGGACGTCGAG CGCCTGGCACAGGAGGTGGTGCAACAGCGGGGACGGGCAGAGGCGGCTGAGGAGGCACTGAGGGGactggcccaggcagctgccag GCTGGCCAGAGTGGTGACAGCACGTGAGGCTGAGGTGACAGCTGCCACCGGGACCATGGTCACCCTCAGCGCCCGCCTGCGCCGGGTGGGACAGCGGCTCCGCGTCCTCCAGG gacTGATGTCCCCAGCGGTGGCCTTGGACCAGGCACGGTGGCGGCAGGACCCAGCTGGGGACTG cctggtggCCAAGGTGACAGGCAGCACCCATCTTCTTGCGGGGACGGTGGCCAGGGTCCGGCGCAGTGGCGAGCGGGGACACGCTGGGGACACGCTGGGGACACCTTTGGTAGGGAGGACGTCGCTGGTGGGACACAAGGGGACACCAG cgGTGGCCTTGGGGGTGGCTGAGAAGGTGACACACAGCGGGGTGACAAAGGACAAGGTGAG GCCACCCCCTGCAAGGACAGGATGGGGCACCCCCCTGGCAGAG tgtccccc
- the CCHCR1 gene encoding coiled-coil alpha-helical rod protein 1 isoform X7: MGSHWQQDAGSHWEYEGKVPPMAESHREPPGTGLWGLVPPSHFVLRPPSPSIRSLEVELAAERGRGQALEAELEAERRRSQTLEAELEAERRRSQTLEVELEAERRRSQTLEAELEADRGRGQTLEAELEVERGRGQALEAELEVERRHGHDLEAELDAERGHGQTLEVELEAERRRVQALEAELAAERGRGQPRGAEPDGQSLEEAQVLLQARLSALGHILTLQEHELGRELPPAGVPLAVAPSRLQGLLGRWREKVFSLLVQLRVQEEVQRVLRAQVGTLGTAVAAGTRRVTRLELSLRERAATAELQRRDVERLAQEVVQQRGRAEAAEEALRGLAQAAARLARVVTAREAEVTAATGTMVTLSARLRRVGQRLRVLQGLMSPAVALDQARWRQDPAGDCLVAKVTGSTHLLAGTVARVRRSGERGHAGDTLGTPLVGRTSLVGHKGTPAVALGVAEKVTHSGVTKDKVRPPPARTGWGTPLAERHWAPW; encoded by the exons atggGGAGCCACTGGCAGCAGGACGCTGGGAGTCACTGGGAATATGAGGGAAAG GTGCCACCAATGGCCGAGAGTCACCGGGAGCCGCCGGGCACTG gTCTGTGGGGCCTCGTCCCCCCGTCGCACTTCGTGCTTcgtccccccagccccagcatcaG GTCCCTGGAGGTGGAGCTTGCGGCCGAGAGGGGGCGTGGCCAAGCCCTGGAGGCAGAGCTTGAGGCTGAAAGGAGGCGGAGCCAAACCCTGGAGGCGGAGCTTGAGGCTGAAAGGAGGCGGAGCCAAACCCTGGAGGTGGAGCTTGAGGCTGAAAGGAGGCGGAGCCAAACCCTGGAGGCGGAGCTTGAGGCTGATAGAGGGCGTGGCCAAACCCTGGAGGCAGAGCTTGAGGTTGAGCGGGGGCGTGGCCAAGCCCTAGAGGCGGAGCTTGAGGTTGAGAGGAGGCATGGTCATGACCTGGAGGCGGAGCTTGATGCTGAAAGAGGGCATGGCCAAACCCTGGAGGTGGAGCTTGAGGCTGAAAGGAGGCGTGTCCAGGCTCTGGAGGCAGAGCTTGCTGCTGAGAGGGGGCGTGGCCAGCCCCGGGGGGCGGAGCCTGATGGGCAGTCCCTGGAGGAG GCCCAGGTGCTGCTCCAGGCCCGGCTCAGCGCCCTTGGCCACATCCTGACCCTGCAGGAGCATGAGCTGGGCCGCGAG ctgccccccGCCGGGGTGCCCCTGGCAGTGGCCCCCTCTCGGCTGCAGGGACTTCTGGGGCGCTGGCGGGAGAAAGTCTTCAGCCTCCTGGTGCAGCTGCGGGTGCAGGAAGAGGTGCAGAGGGTGCTGAGGGCGCAG gtggggacactggggacagcGGTGGCAGCGGGGACGCGGCGGGTGACACGGCTGGAGCTGAGCTTACGTGAGAGGGCGGCCACCGCCGAGCTGCAGCGTCGGGACGTCGAG CGCCTGGCACAGGAGGTGGTGCAACAGCGGGGACGGGCAGAGGCGGCTGAGGAGGCACTGAGGGGactggcccaggcagctgccag GCTGGCCAGAGTGGTGACAGCACGTGAGGCTGAGGTGACAGCTGCCACCGGGACCATGGTCACCCTCAGCGCCCGCCTGCGCCGGGTGGGACAGCGGCTCCGCGTCCTCCAGG gacTGATGTCCCCAGCGGTGGCCTTGGACCAGGCACGGTGGCGGCAGGACCCAGCTGGGGACTG cctggtggCCAAGGTGACAGGCAGCACCCATCTTCTTGCGGGGACGGTGGCCAGGGTCCGGCGCAGTGGCGAGCGGGGACACGCTGGGGACACGCTGGGGACACCTTTGGTAGGGAGGACGTCGCTGGTGGGACACAAGGGGACACCAG cgGTGGCCTTGGGGGTGGCTGAGAAGGTGACACACAGCGGGGTGACAAAGGACAAGGTGAG GCCACCCCCTGCAAGGACAGGATGGGGCACCCCCCTGGCAGAG
- the CCHCR1 gene encoding coiled-coil alpha-helical rod protein 1 isoform X8 has translation MGSHWQQDAGSHWEYEGKVPPMAESHREPPGTGLWGLVPPSHFVLRPPSPSIRSLEVELAAERGRGQALEAELEAERRRSQTLEAELEAERRRSQTLEVELEAERRRSQTLEAELEADRGRGQTLEAELEVERGRGQALEAELEVERRHGHDLEAELDAERGHGQTLEVELEAERRRVQALEAELAAERGRGQPRGAEPDGQSLEEAQVLLQARLSALGHILTLQEHELGRELPPAGVPLAVAPSRLQGLLGRWREKVFSLLVQLRVQEEVQRVLRAQVGTLGTAVAAGTRRVTRLELSLRERAATAELQRRDVERLAQEVVQQRGRAEAAEEALRGLAQAAARLARVVTAREAEVTAATGTMVTLSARLRRVGQRLRVLQGLMSPAVALDQARWRQDPAGDCLVAKVTGSTHLLAGTVARVRRSGERGHAGDTLGTPLVGRTSLVGHKGTPGHPLQGQDGAPPWQSGTGLPGDAAAGPGRRHPRGRWGQR, from the exons atggGGAGCCACTGGCAGCAGGACGCTGGGAGTCACTGGGAATATGAGGGAAAG GTGCCACCAATGGCCGAGAGTCACCGGGAGCCGCCGGGCACTG gTCTGTGGGGCCTCGTCCCCCCGTCGCACTTCGTGCTTcgtccccccagccccagcatcaG GTCCCTGGAGGTGGAGCTTGCGGCCGAGAGGGGGCGTGGCCAAGCCCTGGAGGCAGAGCTTGAGGCTGAAAGGAGGCGGAGCCAAACCCTGGAGGCGGAGCTTGAGGCTGAAAGGAGGCGGAGCCAAACCCTGGAGGTGGAGCTTGAGGCTGAAAGGAGGCGGAGCCAAACCCTGGAGGCGGAGCTTGAGGCTGATAGAGGGCGTGGCCAAACCCTGGAGGCAGAGCTTGAGGTTGAGCGGGGGCGTGGCCAAGCCCTAGAGGCGGAGCTTGAGGTTGAGAGGAGGCATGGTCATGACCTGGAGGCGGAGCTTGATGCTGAAAGAGGGCATGGCCAAACCCTGGAGGTGGAGCTTGAGGCTGAAAGGAGGCGTGTCCAGGCTCTGGAGGCAGAGCTTGCTGCTGAGAGGGGGCGTGGCCAGCCCCGGGGGGCGGAGCCTGATGGGCAGTCCCTGGAGGAG GCCCAGGTGCTGCTCCAGGCCCGGCTCAGCGCCCTTGGCCACATCCTGACCCTGCAGGAGCATGAGCTGGGCCGCGAG ctgccccccGCCGGGGTGCCCCTGGCAGTGGCCCCCTCTCGGCTGCAGGGACTTCTGGGGCGCTGGCGGGAGAAAGTCTTCAGCCTCCTGGTGCAGCTGCGGGTGCAGGAAGAGGTGCAGAGGGTGCTGAGGGCGCAG gtggggacactggggacagcGGTGGCAGCGGGGACGCGGCGGGTGACACGGCTGGAGCTGAGCTTACGTGAGAGGGCGGCCACCGCCGAGCTGCAGCGTCGGGACGTCGAG CGCCTGGCACAGGAGGTGGTGCAACAGCGGGGACGGGCAGAGGCGGCTGAGGAGGCACTGAGGGGactggcccaggcagctgccag GCTGGCCAGAGTGGTGACAGCACGTGAGGCTGAGGTGACAGCTGCCACCGGGACCATGGTCACCCTCAGCGCCCGCCTGCGCCGGGTGGGACAGCGGCTCCGCGTCCTCCAGG gacTGATGTCCCCAGCGGTGGCCTTGGACCAGGCACGGTGGCGGCAGGACCCAGCTGGGGACTG cctggtggCCAAGGTGACAGGCAGCACCCATCTTCTTGCGGGGACGGTGGCCAGGGTCCGGCGCAGTGGCGAGCGGGGACACGCTGGGGACACGCTGGGGACACCTTTGGTAGGGAGGACGTCGCTGGTGGGACACAAGGGGACACCAG GCCACCCCCTGCAAGGACAGGATGGGGCACCCCCCTGGCAGAG
- the LOC106631108 gene encoding uncharacterized protein LOC106631108, protein MSSPPLSVAVASATEASGRALQALTRLAEALGTPETVPAVLEEVKMVLAEVETALARLNAALVAALEVAAVTEMPPGLNVEGLYRALGAAADANASELERELSQNRRRRRGLWVTRSVAFVLMLVCAPLLSLDVVREALGVTQECHLVPCLATVTLVCQVALWGAGTSQRHLATAASHQRQQATRYRRLAWDTAAATAATGQATQAIAAARVTLGTSEEVAAHLKSLVDSVTEDLEMARGFPTSARALGDIVVALGTAMEDKEGTQRLARVLEALPGDE, encoded by the exons ATGTCCTCTCCACCGCTGTCCGTGGCGGTGGCCTCAGCCACCGAGGCCTCGGGGCGAGCGCTACAGGCGCTGACGAGGCTGGCGGAGGCGTTGGGGACACCGGAGACGGTGCCGGCGGTGCTGGAGGAGGTGAAGATGGTGCTGGCGGAGGTGGAAACGGCGCTGGCGAGGCTGAACGCGGCGCTGGTGGCGGCGCTGGAGGTGGCGGCGGTGACAGAGATGCCACCAGGGCTGAATGTTGAAGGGCTTTACCGGGCACTGGGGGCGGCCGCCGATGCCAACGCTTCCGAGCTGGAACGGGAGCTGAGCCAGAACCGCCGGCGCCGCAGAGGTCTGTGGGTGACCCGGAGCGTTGCCTTCGTCCTGATGCTTGTCTGTGCCCCGTTGC TGTCCCTGGACGTGGTGCGGGAGGCGCTGGGGGTGACCCAGGAGTGTCACCTGGTCCCCTGCCTGGCCACCGTCACCCTGGTCTGCCAGGTGGCCCTGTGGGGCGCGGGGACATCCCAGCGTCACCTGGCCACCGCCGCCAGCCACCAGCGCCAACAGGCCACCCGCTACCGCCGCCTGGCCTGGGAcaccgccgccgccaccgctGCCACCGGCCAGGCCACCCAGGCCATCGCCGCGGCCCGCGTCACCTTGGGGACGTCGGAGGAGGTGGCCGCTCACCTGAAGAGCCTGGTGGACTCCGTCACCGAAGACCTGGAGATGGCCCGAGGTTTCCCTACCAGCGCCCGCGCCCTGGGGGACATCGTGGTGGCCTTGGGGACAGCGATGGAGGACAAGGAGGGGACGCAGAGGTTGGCCCGGGTGCTGGAGGCTCTGCCAGGGGACGAGTAG